A portion of the Rhodococcus pseudokoreensis genome contains these proteins:
- a CDS encoding aldehyde dehydrogenase family protein, with translation MTVEAQSRITVDAEFPMTIGGKSVTTSDTAPVYNPATKEIIARVPVASRSDLDTAVAAAKDAFETWSATSLEERQSIVAAIGDRLEAHAEEFLALLTAEQGKPRPMAEWEVYGSVAWFREIATQSLPEEILVDDPDRRVISRHTPLGVVGAIVPWNFPILLAVWKIAPALVAGNTIIVKPSPFTPLCDLKLVELVQDLLPPGVLSAVSGDDDLGKWITSHPDIAKIAFTGSTDTGKHVMRSAADTLKRITLELGGNDPAIVLGDVDPAKVAPQIFWAAFQNNAQFCNAAKRIYIHDSVYESVRDELVKYAQSVVVGNGADSDTQLGPIQNLQQYEKVGEYFDDCTAQGYTFALGGRIDPDADGWFVPVTLVDNPPEDSRLVAEEPFGPILPLLRWTDEDDVIARANDTIWGLGATVWGEDLEAIERIGRRLEAGTVWLNEVHQYSPHQVFGGHKQSGIGAENSLHGLAEYTNHQTITLNKVPNAVS, from the coding sequence GTGACCGTTGAAGCCCAGTCCCGAATCACCGTCGACGCAGAGTTCCCGATGACCATCGGCGGTAAATCCGTCACCACCTCCGACACCGCGCCGGTGTACAACCCGGCGACCAAAGAAATCATCGCCCGCGTTCCGGTCGCATCTCGATCCGACCTCGATACCGCCGTGGCCGCCGCGAAGGACGCATTCGAGACCTGGTCCGCGACTTCGCTCGAGGAACGTCAGTCGATTGTCGCGGCGATCGGCGACCGGCTCGAGGCGCACGCGGAGGAATTCCTCGCCCTCCTCACCGCCGAGCAGGGTAAGCCGCGGCCGATGGCGGAGTGGGAGGTGTACGGATCGGTAGCCTGGTTCCGGGAGATCGCCACTCAGTCGTTGCCCGAGGAGATTCTCGTCGACGACCCCGACCGCCGGGTCATCAGCCGTCACACACCGCTCGGCGTGGTCGGCGCGATCGTCCCGTGGAACTTCCCGATCCTGCTGGCCGTGTGGAAGATCGCGCCGGCGTTGGTCGCGGGCAACACGATCATCGTGAAGCCGTCCCCGTTCACGCCGCTGTGCGACCTGAAACTGGTCGAACTCGTTCAGGATCTCCTTCCCCCGGGTGTACTCAGCGCGGTCAGCGGCGACGACGACCTCGGAAAGTGGATCACCTCCCATCCCGACATCGCAAAGATCGCGTTCACCGGCAGCACCGACACCGGCAAGCACGTGATGCGCTCGGCCGCAGACACTCTCAAACGCATCACCCTGGAGCTCGGCGGAAACGATCCGGCGATCGTGCTCGGCGACGTCGATCCGGCCAAGGTGGCGCCGCAGATCTTCTGGGCCGCCTTCCAGAACAACGCCCAGTTCTGCAATGCCGCCAAGCGCATCTACATTCACGACAGCGTGTACGAGTCCGTGCGTGACGAACTCGTGAAGTACGCGCAGTCGGTCGTGGTCGGCAACGGTGCCGATTCCGACACCCAGCTGGGCCCGATTCAGAACCTGCAGCAGTACGAGAAGGTCGGCGAGTACTTCGACGACTGCACCGCGCAGGGCTACACCTTCGCACTCGGCGGCCGGATCGACCCGGACGCGGACGGCTGGTTCGTGCCCGTCACCCTCGTCGACAACCCGCCGGAGGACTCCCGCCTCGTCGCCGAGGAGCCCTTCGGACCCATCCTTCCGTTGCTGCGGTGGACCGACGAAGACGATGTGATCGCCCGGGCCAACGACACCATCTGGGGCCTCGGCGCGACGGTCTGGGGCGAAGATCTCGAAGCGATCGAGCGGATCGGCCGCCGGCTCGAGGCCGGAACCGTGTGGCTGAACGAGGTCCACCAGTACTCCCCCCATCAGGTCTTCGGTGGCCACAAGCAGTCCGGCATCGGTGCCGAGAACTCCTTGCACGGACTCGCCGAGTACACCAACCACCAGACCATCACCCTCAACAAGGTGCCGAACGCCGTTTCCTGA
- a CDS encoding winged helix-turn-helix transcriptional regulator: MTTPFTPASTPTIILVLPPNGETSFITRHSANTDFRVIHGTTVHSVPERPDVVVIDDRVPGFDGLAVVGAVRNAEPAIGIVVITGPQPNDSDSVCEFLGAGADDVLIAPVIGDEAVARLRALLRRLAPPALNPSHPAYITLDAARGTAEIHDARIRLTRTEFELMGILTENAGRVVSRRQLLRTVWGYPGEARTNVLNMCVSSLRRKLASSGIPPLIRTVRGIGFTLHA; this comes from the coding sequence ATGACCACACCGTTCACTCCGGCCTCGACACCGACGATCATCCTCGTCCTCCCGCCGAACGGCGAGACGTCGTTCATCACCCGGCACTCGGCCAACACCGACTTCCGGGTGATCCACGGAACAACCGTGCACTCCGTGCCCGAGCGACCCGATGTGGTCGTCATCGACGACCGAGTGCCGGGCTTCGACGGCCTCGCCGTCGTAGGGGCGGTCAGAAATGCAGAACCGGCCATCGGCATCGTGGTGATCACCGGACCGCAACCAAACGACTCCGACAGCGTGTGCGAGTTCCTCGGGGCCGGCGCCGACGACGTCCTGATCGCCCCGGTCATCGGCGATGAAGCCGTCGCCCGGCTACGCGCCCTGCTTCGGCGTCTCGCACCCCCGGCGCTGAATCCGTCACACCCCGCGTACATCACCCTGGACGCCGCGCGCGGGACAGCCGAAATTCACGACGCCCGAATTCGTTTGACCAGAACCGAATTCGAACTGATGGGCATCCTCACCGAGAACGCGGGCCGTGTCGTCAGCCGACGACAACTCCTCCGTACCGTCTGGGGCTATCCCGGCGAAGCCCGCACCAACGTCCTCAACATGTGCGTCAGCTCGTTGCGCCGCAAGCTTGCATCGAGCGGCATCCCGCCCCTCATCCGCACCGTCCGCGGGATCGGGTTCACTCTGCACGCGTGA
- a CDS encoding NAD(P)-dependent alcohol dehydrogenase, translating into MDTTAAVLRSADSPLTLETLHIDDLRPHEVLVRIVGSGICHTDLGVIAGQEAGQSPIVLGHEGSGVVDAVGAEVTTVAPGDHVVLSYNFCDDCDNCSRGLPMHCRHFVGLNLVGARLDGTTALSAGDEPVRGHFFGQSSWAAHAVANEQNCVKVSHDLPLELLGPLGCGIQTGAGAVLNTLHPEPGSSIVIFGVGSVGLAALLGAVAAECSTIIAVDIQQSRLQKATKLGATHTINSATEDVVARVLEITGGRGAQYCVDCIALPAVLRSALECLQSPGVCATVGFQGMSNEITLDQGHLLFGRTLVGVIEGDAVPADFVIRMIELYQAGRFPFDELIDTFPFERINDALDAVHRGDVTKAVLTFGTPPESDEQ; encoded by the coding sequence ATGGACACAACCGCCGCTGTTCTGCGCTCTGCCGACAGCCCGCTCACACTCGAGACACTGCACATCGACGATCTGCGCCCGCACGAGGTGCTGGTGCGGATCGTCGGCTCCGGGATCTGCCATACCGACCTCGGCGTCATCGCCGGACAGGAAGCAGGACAATCACCAATCGTCCTGGGTCATGAGGGATCCGGAGTCGTCGACGCCGTGGGAGCCGAGGTCACCACCGTCGCACCCGGGGACCACGTGGTGCTCTCCTACAATTTCTGCGACGACTGCGACAACTGCTCCCGCGGTCTGCCGATGCACTGCCGGCACTTCGTCGGGCTCAACCTCGTCGGGGCCCGTCTCGATGGCACCACGGCTCTGAGTGCCGGAGACGAACCGGTCCGTGGACATTTCTTCGGTCAGTCGTCGTGGGCGGCCCACGCGGTCGCCAACGAGCAGAACTGCGTCAAGGTTTCTCACGATCTGCCCCTCGAACTGCTCGGACCACTCGGGTGCGGAATCCAGACTGGTGCGGGCGCCGTCCTGAACACCCTGCATCCCGAACCCGGGTCCTCGATCGTCATCTTCGGGGTGGGCTCGGTGGGCCTGGCCGCACTACTCGGCGCGGTTGCCGCAGAGTGCAGCACGATCATCGCCGTCGACATCCAGCAGTCCCGGCTGCAGAAGGCGACCAAGCTCGGGGCGACTCACACGATCAACTCGGCCACCGAGGACGTCGTCGCCCGTGTTCTCGAGATCACGGGCGGTCGCGGAGCCCAGTACTGCGTCGACTGCATCGCTCTGCCGGCAGTCCTGCGGAGCGCCCTCGAGTGCCTGCAGTCGCCCGGCGTGTGTGCCACCGTCGGCTTCCAGGGCATGTCCAACGAGATCACACTCGATCAGGGACACCTCCTGTTCGGCCGCACCCTGGTCGGGGTCATCGAAGGCGACGCCGTCCCCGCCGATTTCGTGATCCGCATGATCGAGCTGTATCAGGCGGGCCGGTTCCCCTTCGACGAACTGATCGACACCTTCCCGTTCGAACGGATCAACGACGCCCTCGACGCGGTCCACCGAGGAGATGTCACCAAGGCAGTCCTGACGTTCGGCACCCCACCCGAAAGCGACGAGCAATGA
- a CDS encoding MFS transporter: MMRAIGFLSFYDRLAAAPMLVVLATQMNVSLTDAIRIVSAYALLYALGQPLWGLISDRYGRVPVLRVALVGTIAATAASVMAVNLPMLILARAVAGLFVGSLFPTLLTILGDSYTASTRAREISSLQVFTALGATFATLIAGVPATWTDWRVVFAITGVGAAWLVVQMIPHRAGTQSSSPERSTRSAFSKWPIWLYMLALLEGGILQGILTYIVPALEYAGLSLGLAGLIGSAYGLGIIGGAALTKRLVSRIGRTAIIGTGVGVLIAAFAAATASQGPAALAMTSLFLGISNALLHSSLQGWVTDIAPHARATAVSIFVCCLFLGSSLATSVTAPFTVNGYSTIFAMTFAVSIVLVLLATGSHWFWSRPGSTDTTGWRTTSRADLADVASQSAGGHARSSDSTRTNAPNSPRWFPG; this comes from the coding sequence ATGATGCGAGCAATAGGGTTCCTTTCCTTCTACGACCGACTCGCCGCAGCTCCGATGCTCGTCGTTCTCGCTACTCAGATGAACGTCTCCCTCACGGACGCGATCCGAATTGTTTCCGCATATGCGTTGTTGTATGCCCTCGGACAACCGCTTTGGGGTCTCATCAGTGATCGGTACGGTCGAGTTCCCGTCCTGCGTGTCGCCCTGGTCGGCACCATTGCCGCCACCGCCGCCAGCGTCATGGCCGTCAACCTACCCATGTTGATTCTTGCCCGAGCGGTCGCCGGGCTTTTCGTCGGATCGCTATTCCCAACATTGCTGACAATCCTCGGAGACTCGTACACCGCATCGACACGAGCACGAGAAATCTCGAGCCTACAAGTCTTCACTGCCCTCGGCGCAACATTCGCAACTCTCATCGCGGGCGTCCCTGCAACATGGACGGATTGGAGGGTTGTCTTCGCGATAACCGGAGTCGGGGCCGCATGGCTAGTTGTACAAATGATTCCGCACCGTGCGGGGACACAGTCGAGTTCGCCGGAGCGGAGTACACGGAGTGCCTTTTCGAAGTGGCCGATCTGGCTCTACATGCTGGCACTTCTGGAGGGGGGAATCCTTCAGGGCATCTTGACCTACATCGTGCCTGCGCTCGAATATGCCGGGCTCTCCCTCGGTCTCGCGGGCCTGATCGGGTCGGCATATGGGCTCGGGATCATTGGTGGAGCAGCACTGACTAAACGCCTGGTATCCAGGATCGGGAGAACAGCGATAATCGGCACAGGGGTCGGGGTACTCATCGCTGCATTCGCCGCCGCGACGGCATCGCAGGGACCCGCCGCGTTGGCCATGACGTCGCTGTTCCTCGGCATATCAAACGCGCTTCTGCATTCCTCTCTTCAAGGATGGGTCACGGACATCGCCCCGCATGCCCGGGCGACGGCAGTGTCCATCTTCGTCTGCTGCCTATTCCTGGGGAGTTCGCTGGCAACGTCTGTGACGGCACCCTTCACCGTCAACGGATATTCGACAATCTTTGCAATGACATTCGCCGTCAGCATCGTGCTCGTTCTTCTCGCAACAGGCAGCCACTGGTTCTGGTCACGGCCCGGCTCTACGGACACAACTGGGTGGCGGACGACCTCTCGGGCAGACCTGGCTGATGTTGCGTCCCAATCAGCTGGTGGCCACGCGCGCTCGTCGGACAGCACCCGGACGAACGCGCCGAACTCGCCGCGGTGGTTCCCGGGGTAG
- a CDS encoding APC family permease: MSTPPHQAVPPQNTGHNEPPGEGRAGLRAGRLGVAAIVFFVVAAVAPMAAIVGASPVVFSVNGVAAPATYLLAALLFVVFSVGYVTMSRHITNAGGFVAYIAQGFGPRLATAAAGLAILAYTALQAALWSQYSVFAQQLITDKLGVDVPAWVLLFVTLALVTALTVRGVDVSLKVLGLLVLLEIAAFVVLDVAIIVGGGVSGNSLAAFDPSALVGPGLGVAFLFCITCFTGFEATVVFSEEAKDPHRTIPRAVYTSIAFIGVFYALTTWALGNSVGADAVQAAATDDPAGFVFAIAEAEVGPWLSTVMEILVVTSFIAMLIGFQNMFSRYLYALGRAKVLPHRLGEANAKTGTPAAAALVVGVALAIILAAFELAGADPITVTFSWLLSLGTVSLIVILALTSASIIAFFARTRLETSIWKTKVAPAGALLGFAVVVWLAVQNYGVLLGGQGGVARWLLLLIPLCAALGFGWAALRPNIDYQAELV; this comes from the coding sequence ATGTCCACACCTCCCCACCAGGCCGTCCCGCCACAGAACACCGGTCACAACGAGCCCCCCGGGGAGGGGAGGGCGGGGCTGCGGGCAGGCAGGCTCGGGGTCGCGGCGATCGTGTTCTTCGTCGTCGCCGCAGTCGCACCGATGGCCGCGATCGTCGGCGCCTCACCCGTCGTCTTCTCCGTCAACGGTGTCGCCGCCCCCGCGACGTATCTGCTGGCGGCCCTGTTGTTCGTCGTCTTCTCCGTGGGGTATGTGACGATGAGCAGGCACATCACCAATGCCGGCGGCTTCGTCGCGTACATCGCGCAGGGATTCGGGCCACGACTGGCCACTGCCGCCGCCGGGTTGGCCATCCTGGCCTACACGGCCCTGCAGGCTGCCCTGTGGTCCCAGTACTCGGTGTTCGCGCAACAGTTGATCACCGACAAACTCGGTGTCGACGTGCCGGCGTGGGTGCTGCTGTTCGTCACCCTGGCCCTTGTCACCGCACTCACCGTCCGCGGCGTCGACGTCAGCTTGAAGGTGCTGGGACTGCTCGTGCTGCTCGAGATCGCCGCCTTCGTCGTGCTGGACGTCGCGATCATCGTCGGGGGCGGCGTCTCGGGGAACTCGCTTGCGGCCTTCGATCCCTCCGCGCTGGTCGGTCCGGGGCTCGGTGTGGCGTTCCTGTTCTGCATCACCTGCTTCACCGGTTTCGAGGCCACCGTCGTCTTCTCCGAGGAAGCTAAGGACCCGCACCGCACCATTCCCCGCGCCGTATACACCTCGATCGCGTTCATCGGCGTCTTCTACGCCCTGACCACCTGGGCGCTGGGCAACTCCGTCGGCGCGGACGCCGTCCAGGCCGCCGCCACCGACGACCCGGCCGGATTCGTGTTCGCCATCGCCGAGGCCGAAGTCGGTCCCTGGTTGAGCACGGTGATGGAAATCCTGGTCGTCACGAGCTTCATCGCCATGCTCATCGGCTTCCAGAACATGTTCTCCCGCTACCTCTATGCGCTGGGACGGGCAAAGGTGCTGCCGCACCGCCTCGGTGAAGCCAACGCCAAGACCGGCACCCCCGCGGCGGCCGCCTTGGTAGTCGGCGTTGCGCTCGCGATCATCCTCGCCGCCTTCGAACTCGCCGGCGCGGACCCGATCACCGTCACCTTCAGCTGGTTGCTGTCACTAGGCACCGTCTCGCTCATCGTGATCCTCGCCCTGACCTCGGCGTCGATCATCGCCTTCTTCGCCCGCACCCGCCTGGAGACGAGCATCTGGAAGACCAAGGTGGCACCCGCCGGGGCACTCCTCGGGTTCGCGGTGGTCGTATGGCTCGCCGTGCAGAACTACGGCGTCCTGCTCGGCGGGCAGGGCGGCGTCGCACGATGGCTCCTCCTGCTGATCCCGCTTTGCGCGGCACTGGGATTCGGCTGGGCGGCACTACGTCCGAACATCGACTACCAAGCCGAACTCGTCTGA
- a CDS encoding sigma-54-dependent Fis family transcriptional regulator, producing MSGLDPGMEVRETIISDIDVRSTLTVAAGPVLDKMVEELSDTRFSILLADRTSRIVDRRVTSQAIGRALDRVLAVPGFQYLEEVSGTNSLATAFELRRPIAVTGEEHFLEALRRFCCYGAPIIHPVTHRLEGVIDVSGPVADATTLLGPFLMRAARDIEERLLEGSRVAEKQLLAEFQAHANQKRHAVIALGENLVLTNTAAVDLIKGADHVALRAIAADLSSRAPFECSLTLASGTEVSVRARAVAGSHGGALFEITEDSSLVTRRPSGPRRSITAPADEPSPTKLSRTVLITGEPGTGRTSTARSLAGAECVVFDAADAVEDDSTWFLAVRSALREADKSIVIDNIDALSPRLAAQLAAPVRVSRNPVVLAGAPLSELDNPHRALASLALTRHDLQPLRTYPHKLAGIVKSVLEDLLPNSTVELAPSALQVLATQPWPGNIRELRAVLEYAARGRDRGVIVETDLPETIRTNTNSSRTLTLMETAERDAIVAALRASNGNKAAAAAELGIGRTTLYARLRRYRISDPAPQASVRNRNSSTTR from the coding sequence ATGAGTGGGCTCGACCCCGGCATGGAGGTCCGCGAAACGATCATCAGCGACATCGACGTGCGGAGCACGCTGACTGTCGCGGCCGGACCTGTCCTGGACAAGATGGTCGAGGAATTGTCGGACACCCGTTTCTCGATCCTGCTCGCCGACCGCACCTCACGCATCGTCGACCGCCGCGTCACCAGTCAGGCGATCGGCCGTGCCCTCGATCGGGTTCTGGCTGTTCCCGGATTCCAGTACCTCGAGGAAGTGAGCGGCACGAACTCGCTCGCTACCGCGTTCGAACTACGCCGGCCGATCGCTGTCACCGGCGAGGAGCACTTCCTCGAAGCCCTGCGACGTTTCTGCTGCTACGGCGCACCGATCATCCACCCGGTGACCCACCGCCTCGAGGGCGTGATCGACGTATCCGGACCCGTGGCCGATGCGACCACCCTGCTGGGGCCGTTCCTGATGCGGGCGGCCCGCGACATCGAAGAGCGCCTGCTCGAAGGATCCCGCGTAGCCGAGAAGCAACTCCTCGCCGAGTTCCAGGCCCACGCGAACCAGAAGCGTCACGCGGTGATCGCACTAGGCGAGAACCTGGTGCTGACGAACACGGCAGCGGTCGATCTGATCAAGGGAGCCGACCACGTCGCGCTGCGGGCAATCGCGGCGGATCTGTCCAGTCGCGCGCCCTTCGAATGCTCGCTCACTCTGGCTTCGGGCACCGAGGTCTCCGTCCGCGCCCGTGCGGTGGCGGGCAGTCACGGTGGTGCGCTGTTCGAGATCACCGAGGATTCGTCGTTGGTCACGCGCCGGCCGTCCGGGCCTCGCCGGTCGATCACCGCACCGGCCGACGAGCCGTCCCCGACCAAGCTGTCCCGGACGGTACTGATCACCGGCGAACCCGGGACCGGCAGAACCTCCACGGCGCGGTCGCTGGCAGGCGCAGAGTGCGTGGTGTTCGACGCGGCCGACGCCGTCGAGGACGACAGCACCTGGTTCCTCGCCGTGCGCTCGGCGTTGAGGGAGGCTGACAAGTCGATCGTGATCGACAACATCGACGCCCTGAGTCCTCGGTTGGCCGCTCAGCTCGCCGCACCGGTACGCGTCAGCCGCAACCCGGTCGTGCTCGCCGGCGCACCGCTGTCCGAACTCGACAACCCGCACCGGGCTCTCGCGTCCCTGGCGCTGACCCGGCACGACCTGCAACCGCTGCGCACCTATCCGCACAAACTGGCGGGGATCGTCAAGTCCGTCTTGGAGGATCTACTGCCAAATTCCACGGTGGAGCTTGCCCCCTCCGCCCTCCAGGTACTCGCGACTCAACCGTGGCCCGGCAACATCCGCGAGCTGCGTGCCGTTCTCGAGTATGCGGCCCGGGGACGCGATCGCGGTGTGATCGTCGAAACCGATCTACCGGAAACCATTCGGACGAACACGAATTCGTCCCGAACGCTGACCTTGATGGAGACCGCCGAACGGGACGCAATCGTCGCCGCCCTGCGCGCGTCGAACGGAAACAAGGCAGCGGCGGCCGCCGAACTCGGGATCGGACGGACCACGCTCTACGCCCGTCTGCGTCGCTACCGCATCTCGGATCCTGCACCCCAAGCGAGTGTTCGTAATCGGAACAGTTCGACCACACGGTGA
- a CDS encoding SCO family protein, whose protein sequence is MPETTGNVAGRYVGGAFDLVDHDGREVTDRTYHGKYAVVFFGFTHCKMVCPRALHRLSTVLDRLGPLADRTQPLYVTVDPERDSPEVMKEFLAADYPRFTGLTGTPAQVEKAKKSFRVYSTTVADPDDPDSYQMPHSAFTYVLGPDGNYRTHFTDAVDEDELVTRLSSILR, encoded by the coding sequence ATGCCTGAGACCACCGGGAACGTCGCTGGCCGATACGTCGGCGGCGCCTTCGACCTCGTCGACCACGACGGGCGTGAGGTGACCGACCGGACCTATCACGGCAAGTACGCGGTCGTCTTCTTCGGTTTCACCCACTGCAAGATGGTGTGTCCGCGTGCGCTGCACCGCTTGTCGACGGTGCTCGACAGATTGGGGCCCCTCGCCGATCGCACCCAGCCGCTGTACGTCACGGTCGACCCGGAGCGGGATTCACCGGAAGTGATGAAGGAATTCCTCGCCGCCGACTATCCCCGGTTCACCGGGCTCACCGGAACTCCGGCACAGGTCGAGAAGGCCAAGAAATCGTTCCGCGTGTATTCGACCACCGTCGCCGATCCCGATGATCCGGACAGCTATCAGATGCCGCACTCCGCGTTCACCTACGTTCTCGGTCCGGACGGCAACTACCGCACCCACTTCACCGACGCCGTGGACGAAGACGAATTGGTTACCCGCCTGTCCTCGATTCTGCGATGA
- a CDS encoding class I adenylate-forming enzyme family protein, translating into MSDLRTAAAPSVGPGQILPFAATRHPDKIGLVVGDSRLTYRELDRLSDNVAASLRAGGIGTGDVVSLYGQNSWQWIVSYHGALKAGAVVNPVNVMLTGPELAYVLGDCGAKAVFAGPDQAGTVSGALDSVASVDLFCVFGRSDASAPEGAVPWDDFLASAAGSTAVSAPDVAPKDLCCIGYTSGTTGHPKGAMQSHQSVLLNCALTATMHGRGVDEIVVTALPAAHVYGNVAINSTFLAGGTVVLMERFDAAHALHLIATEHATLFEGVPAMYSMMLADPAFETADVTSLRKSTIGGQTFSPSLAERWQARVAGPVLELWGMTEIAGLGTTHSVFAPPVLGSIGVSLPGTEIKIAPIDGGAGEVPVGTPGELVVRGPLVMLGYHGRPDATAEVLGADGWLRTGDVAYVDDTGHFFVVDRLKDMILTAGYNVYPAEIERVISSHPQVTMVAVGKRPDEVKGEVAVAYVVTAAGSDLDAAAVLEFCRERLAAYKRPRDVVFVDALPTTSSGKLMRRKLTELDHAISR; encoded by the coding sequence ATGAGTGACCTCCGCACCGCAGCGGCACCCTCGGTCGGCCCCGGTCAGATTCTTCCCTTCGCCGCCACCCGCCATCCCGACAAGATCGGGTTGGTGGTCGGCGACAGCCGGCTGACCTACCGCGAACTCGACCGCCTCTCCGACAACGTCGCCGCATCCCTGCGGGCCGGCGGCATCGGGACCGGCGACGTCGTCTCGCTGTACGGCCAGAACAGCTGGCAATGGATCGTCAGCTACCACGGCGCCCTCAAGGCCGGCGCCGTGGTGAACCCGGTCAACGTGATGCTCACCGGCCCCGAACTCGCGTACGTCCTGGGCGACTGCGGCGCGAAGGCGGTGTTCGCCGGACCCGACCAGGCAGGCACGGTGTCGGGGGCACTCGACAGCGTTGCATCGGTGGACCTGTTCTGCGTCTTCGGCCGATCCGACGCGTCCGCACCCGAGGGCGCCGTCCCGTGGGACGACTTCCTGGCGTCGGCTGCCGGGAGCACGGCAGTATCGGCACCCGACGTGGCACCGAAAGACCTGTGCTGCATCGGATACACCTCGGGAACGACGGGGCACCCCAAGGGGGCCATGCAATCACACCAGTCGGTCCTGTTGAATTGCGCCCTGACCGCCACCATGCACGGTCGCGGCGTGGACGAGATCGTGGTCACCGCCCTGCCCGCCGCACACGTCTACGGGAACGTCGCCATCAACAGCACCTTCCTCGCCGGCGGGACGGTTGTGCTGATGGAACGATTCGACGCCGCTCACGCACTGCACCTGATCGCCACCGAGCACGCCACCCTGTTCGAGGGTGTTCCCGCCATGTACTCGATGATGCTGGCCGACCCCGCCTTCGAGACGGCCGACGTGACGAGTCTGCGCAAGAGCACCATCGGCGGGCAGACGTTCAGCCCGAGCCTCGCCGAGCGCTGGCAGGCCCGGGTGGCCGGTCCGGTACTGGAACTGTGGGGGATGACCGAAATCGCCGGTCTCGGCACCACCCATTCCGTCTTCGCACCGCCCGTCCTCGGGTCGATCGGGGTCTCCCTGCCCGGGACCGAGATCAAGATCGCCCCCATCGACGGCGGCGCCGGTGAGGTTCCCGTCGGCACACCCGGCGAACTCGTCGTGCGCGGACCGCTGGTGATGCTCGGGTATCACGGCCGGCCGGACGCGACCGCTGAGGTGCTCGGCGCCGACGGGTGGCTCCGCACCGGTGACGTCGCGTACGTCGACGACACCGGTCACTTCTTCGTCGTCGACCGGCTCAAGGACATGATCCTCACCGCCGGCTACAACGTGTACCCGGCCGAAATCGAGCGGGTGATCAGCTCGCATCCCCAGGTGACGATGGTCGCGGTAGGCAAGCGGCCGGACGAGGTGAAAGGAGAGGTAGCAGTGGCCTACGTCGTCACGGCAGCCGGCAGCGACCTCGACGCCGCGGCCGTCCTGGAGTTCTGCCGAGAACGCCTCGCCGCTTACAAGCGCCCCCGCGACGTCGTCTTCGTCGACGCCCTGCCGACGACGTCCTCGGGTAAACTGATGCGCCGCAAGCTCACCGAGCTCGATCACGCCATCTCGCGGTAG
- a CDS encoding DUF5134 domain-containing protein, whose amino-acid sequence MIHALTLAGVVGAALPLILPRGRLLRIQVAHLAMTLAMAAMWLPGASAGWATAGMACLLIALAMWVTADVVDRSAAVSCAVDLTAMAIILLFVSPHTPDTGGALPPHLHQESLHGHGLSSGATTSTWLGLLVLACWAAIALYPHIARRGATDRRTTIATASAALMLTGMAPMAA is encoded by the coding sequence ATGATCCACGCGCTGACCCTCGCCGGCGTCGTCGGCGCCGCGCTTCCCCTGATTCTCCCGCGGGGGCGACTGCTCAGGATCCAGGTGGCGCACCTCGCGATGACGCTGGCGATGGCGGCGATGTGGCTTCCCGGAGCAAGCGCAGGGTGGGCAACTGCAGGGATGGCATGCCTCCTGATCGCCCTGGCGATGTGGGTGACCGCCGATGTGGTCGACCGATCTGCAGCCGTTTCCTGCGCAGTGGACCTCACGGCCATGGCGATCATTCTGTTGTTCGTCTCGCCCCACACACCGGATACCGGCGGCGCACTTCCACCCCACCTGCATCAGGAGTCCCTTCACGGACACGGACTGTCCAGTGGGGCGACGACCTCCACGTGGCTGGGTCTCCTCGTCCTGGCATGCTGGGCAGCGATCGCGCTGTATCCCCACATCGCACGCCGCGGCGCGACCGATAGGCGGACGACCATCGCGACTGCCTCGGCCGCGCTGATGCTCACCGGAATGGCGCCGATGGCAGCGTGA